One window of the Ureibacillus sp. FSL W7-1570 genome contains the following:
- a CDS encoding IclR family transcriptional regulator, producing the protein MKHTLDEKYFVQSVKKALQILKLFKNRRQELSVTEISQLMELPKSSVHRLLKEMVEEGFLIQDRKTGKYKLGFSILALGGIVKYHIDFFDDARPLLQQFVKKFNLPIHICMMEQQKVTYLMRETGNIPMKLITRTGRQNDIHCTAEGMAILAYKNRQIIDYILSKPLKQHTPYTLTDPDELRDELIKVRSQGFAMMKDTYAVGYSGYAAPIRDYTGEIFLSLAVISKNDCITPTIEEKLIVAIKDTAKEISKIYGYYD; encoded by the coding sequence ATGAAACATACATTGGATGAAAAATATTTTGTTCAATCGGTCAAAAAAGCGTTACAGATTTTAAAATTGTTTAAAAACCGGAGGCAAGAGCTTTCGGTCACTGAAATTTCCCAATTGATGGAGCTTCCGAAATCCTCTGTTCATCGCCTGTTAAAAGAAATGGTGGAAGAAGGATTTTTGATCCAAGACCGGAAAACGGGAAAGTATAAATTAGGATTTTCCATTTTAGCTCTTGGAGGAATTGTGAAGTATCACATTGATTTTTTCGATGATGCGCGGCCGCTGCTGCAGCAATTTGTAAAAAAATTCAACTTGCCCATTCACATTTGCATGATGGAGCAACAAAAAGTCACCTATTTGATGAGAGAAACGGGAAACATTCCGATGAAGCTTATAACCAGAACCGGCCGGCAAAATGATATCCACTGTACAGCGGAAGGAATGGCCATTTTGGCATACAAAAACCGGCAAATCATTGACTATATTTTATCGAAACCATTGAAACAACATACCCCTTACACGTTGACCGATCCGGATGAACTGCGGGATGAACTCATCAAAGTCCGTTCCCAGGGTTTTGCGATGATGAAGGATACGTACGCAGTTGGTTATTCCGGTTATGCCGCCCCAATCCGGGATTATACCGGTGAAATCTTTTTATCACTTGCGGTGATTTCAAAAAATGATTGTATAACCCCGACGATTGAAGAGAAATTGATCGTTGCCATTAAAGATACAGCAAAAGAGATTTCAAAAATATATGGTTACTATGATTAG
- a CDS encoding IclR family transcriptional regulator, with protein MMRTSNSSLKNALRILKTFSVDHTELTLDEFAANNGISKSTACRLLQTLESEGFIVQNTRSNTYHLGLSVLYLANIMLEGFYPLKEMTRYLKKCTEETGESSHIAVLQRKEVIYLKKEDNQYRIHLQSHIGKRNPAHCTASGLALLAYVDEQTIREWYADGFERPTKYSISSIEQLLKRLEDGRAKGYFISEREMVEDVLAVGAPIFNKDGEVLASISIAGLHARMKPQLSKITQLVKETSKEISCMIQHSKEPLIHETYIG; from the coding sequence ATGATGAGAACTTCCAACAGTTCTTTGAAGAATGCTTTGCGGATTTTAAAAACGTTTTCCGTTGATCACACCGAACTGACGCTTGACGAATTCGCTGCCAATAACGGCATTTCAAAAAGCACCGCCTGCCGTTTGCTTCAAACATTGGAGAGCGAAGGATTTATCGTGCAAAATACCCGTTCCAATACATACCATTTGGGACTTTCCGTTTTATATTTGGCCAATATCATGTTAGAGGGGTTTTACCCATTGAAAGAAATGACGAGGTATTTGAAAAAATGTACGGAGGAAACCGGGGAATCTTCCCATATTGCCGTATTGCAAAGAAAAGAAGTGATCTATTTAAAAAAAGAAGATAATCAATACCGGATCCATTTGCAATCTCATATCGGAAAGCGGAATCCTGCCCATTGCACGGCATCGGGGCTTGCTTTGCTTGCTTATGTGGATGAACAAACCATCCGTGAATGGTATGCGGACGGATTCGAACGCCCCACAAAGTATTCCATCTCTTCCATCGAACAATTGTTGAAACGCTTGGAAGATGGACGGGCAAAAGGATACTTTATCAGCGAACGGGAAATGGTGGAAGACGTCCTTGCTGTTGGTGCGCCTATTTTTAACAAGGATGGGGAAGTTTTGGCTTCCATCAGCATAGCGGGATTGCATGCACGCATGAAGCCGCAACTTTCGAAAATCACCCAGCTGGTGAAAGAAACAAGCAAAGAAATATCATGCATGATCCAACATTCGAAGGAGCCGTTGATTCATGAAACATACATTGGATGA
- a CDS encoding AMP-binding protein — translation MAIHQVYETKVGLRDYQFQRLNELLLFVGRFNGFYKEKLDGIHLPIKNFEDLKRLPFTTKKELAQDQIDYPPFGRNHTYPTENYIRYHQTSGTTGRPLKILDTRKSWEWWTNCWVEVLKSAGVTQFDRCYLAFSFGPFIGFWAAYDGIQKLGALAIPGGSMSSEERLNSMIQNHATVLLCTPSYALHLAEVAEKVGIDMKNSSIQKIISAGEPGGSIPSVRQQIENLFGAKLYDHVGMTEMGAYGYSCQKRNGIHVNEKEFIVEIINPDTLEHVKPGEKGELVLTNLGRYGYPMIRYRTGDVVIYQKEPCVCGNPHLFLPGGIVGRADDMVVIRGMNIYPTSIEAIIREFPEIKEFRIVYYTEREMDQVKVLIEGPDSAVEPLARLLRVRIGLRIEVERVENNHLTRFEMKAKRVIDQRESKVRGNVNGISI, via the coding sequence ATGGCAATCCATCAAGTCTATGAAACGAAAGTGGGTTTGAGAGATTATCAATTTCAACGGCTCAATGAATTGTTGTTATTTGTTGGCCGGTTTAATGGTTTTTATAAAGAGAAATTGGATGGCATTCATTTACCCATAAAAAATTTTGAAGATTTAAAGCGCTTACCATTTACAACGAAAAAGGAACTCGCGCAAGATCAAATCGATTATCCGCCATTTGGACGGAACCACACCTATCCAACGGAAAATTATATCCGTTACCATCAAACTTCCGGAACTACCGGAAGGCCTTTGAAAATATTGGATACCCGAAAAAGTTGGGAATGGTGGACGAACTGTTGGGTGGAAGTGTTAAAAAGTGCGGGAGTGACCCAGTTTGACCGATGCTATTTGGCCTTTTCCTTTGGACCGTTCATCGGCTTTTGGGCGGCTTATGATGGCATCCAGAAATTAGGTGCGCTCGCCATTCCCGGTGGTTCAATGTCTTCGGAGGAGCGCTTAAATAGCATGATCCAAAATCATGCAACCGTTTTATTATGTACACCAAGTTATGCGTTGCACCTTGCGGAAGTGGCGGAGAAGGTAGGGATCGATATGAAAAACTCCAGCATCCAAAAAATCATTTCCGCAGGGGAGCCGGGGGGATCCATTCCGTCCGTCCGTCAACAAATCGAAAATTTATTTGGCGCCAAATTATATGACCATGTGGGAATGACCGAGATGGGCGCATATGGGTATTCCTGTCAAAAACGAAATGGCATTCATGTAAATGAAAAAGAATTCATTGTTGAAATCATCAATCCTGACACATTGGAACATGTAAAGCCTGGAGAAAAAGGGGAACTTGTCCTGACAAATTTAGGGCGATACGGTTATCCGATGATTCGATACAGAACGGGAGATGTCGTGATCTATCAAAAGGAACCTTGTGTTTGCGGCAACCCGCATCTGTTTTTGCCTGGCGGTATTGTGGGCCGGGCCGATGATATGGTCGTCATTCGGGGAATGAATATTTATCCGACTTCGATTGAGGCAATAATTCGGGAATTCCCTGAAATTAAAGAATTCCGGATCGTTTACTATACAGAACGGGAAATGGACCAAGTGAAAGTGCTGATTGAAGGTCCGGATAGTGCCGTTGAGCCGCTCGCAAGACTGTTGCGCGTCAGAATTGGACTGAGAATTGAAGTGGAGCGGGTGGAAAATAATCATTTAACCCGCTTTGAAATGAAGGCAAAACGGGTGATTGACCAAAGGGAATCGAAAGTCAGGGGAAATGTCAATGGAATATCAATTTAA
- a CDS encoding PepSY domain-containing protein: protein MIKKLMMAGLTLMLLSACGTDTSNENDNAMNETDTTTNVQTSTTADTNANGDVDVTNPAVSMKEAIDTFLAKYPDAKIESIELDADFGNLRYEIDGFDSAKEYDVVIDASTKEMKVEEVEANHDRDEALDLSNIIEPGEAIEKASAKEEVNGFTPVGWSLEVDDGRTRYSIEFKKGLSEIDIKVDAKTGEIIEVDAD from the coding sequence ATGATAAAAAAATTAATGATGGCAGGGCTTACCCTCATGTTGCTGTCTGCTTGCGGCACAGACACATCAAATGAAAATGATAATGCGATGAATGAAACAGACACAACAACCAATGTCCAAACCAGCACAACGGCGGACACGAATGCAAACGGAGACGTAGATGTGACGAATCCGGCTGTTTCGATGAAAGAGGCAATTGACACATTCTTGGCGAAATATCCGGATGCGAAAATCGAATCCATTGAATTGGATGCCGATTTTGGAAATTTGCGTTATGAGATCGACGGTTTTGATTCTGCAAAAGAATACGATGTAGTAATTGATGCGTCCACAAAAGAAATGAAAGTGGAAGAAGTTGAAGCAAATCATGACAGAGATGAAGCTCTGGATCTTTCAAATATTATTGAGCCGGGAGAAGCCATCGAAAAAGCTTCTGCAAAAGAGGAAGTCAATGGTTTTACCCCTGTCGGTTGGTCTCTTGAGGTGGATGATGGCAGAACACGCTATTCCATCGAATTTAAAAAGGGCCTTTCTGAAATCGATATAAAAGTTGATGCGAAGACGGGTGAAATTATAGAAGTGGATGCAGATTAG
- a CDS encoding DJ-1/PfpI family protein, producing the protein MSKKVLILAGDAVEALEVYYPYYRCLEAGFDVTIAAPSAKKLQTVVHDFVDGVDTYIERPAYGLEAHEAFENIKPEEYDGLIIPGGRAPEYIRLNESVPSIVKHFFEAGKPIAAVCHAAQIFATIPEVIKGRELTAYIACKPEVKAAGGTYVDKNLHVDQNLVSGHAWPDLPGLMREFIKLLEG; encoded by the coding sequence TTGAGCAAAAAAGTGTTGATTCTTGCTGGTGATGCTGTAGAAGCGCTTGAGGTGTATTATCCTTATTATCGTTGTCTTGAAGCGGGCTTTGATGTAACCATTGCGGCACCTTCCGCAAAAAAACTGCAAACGGTTGTCCATGATTTTGTCGATGGCGTCGATACGTACATTGAACGTCCCGCATATGGTTTGGAAGCGCATGAGGCATTTGAAAACATCAAACCGGAAGAATATGATGGCCTTATTATTCCAGGCGGCCGCGCACCGGAGTACATCCGATTGAACGAATCTGTGCCATCCATTGTCAAACATTTCTTTGAAGCCGGAAAACCGATTGCCGCTGTTTGCCATGCCGCACAAATTTTCGCGACCATTCCGGAAGTGATTAAAGGCCGCGAATTGACAGCTTATATCGCATGTAAACCGGAAGTGAAAGCGGCGGGCGGTACGTATGTCGATAAAAACCTCCATGTAGATCAAAATCTCGTAAGCGGTCACGCTTGGCCTGATTTGCCAGGGTTGATGAGAGAATTTATTAAGTTATTGGAAGGCTAA